One Candidatus Limnocylindrales bacterium genomic region harbors:
- a CDS encoding methyltransferase domain-containing protein: protein MSTPLQQPIGESKLEPLVETPCTVCGAGEHRTIAPAADLDAQRRYLVEFHRRRLRTRSDQALEDRADFTQNYATDVVACRTCGLVFRDPRPPAEQIARAYASDTYGEERLRALFDSQLELFRPKARNLRRWLSRPDPVLVEIGSFVGGFLAASRELGWDAHGIDPGSEVAAFCEARGLSVLRESVDDLSFPEAAADCVAIWNTFDQLVDPHPTLRSARRCLRAGGLLVVRVPNGRCFEGCMSLLGRLGAPLRGVLLAAMAWNNLVTFPYLHGYSVDTLDRLMAEYGFVRVQVEGDVLTRLADEQTKTWAAWEERILKALWALASRADPSSIAARAAWLDVYYRIDK, encoded by the coding sequence CATCGCACCATCGCGCCGGCCGCGGACCTCGACGCCCAGCGCCGTTACCTCGTCGAGTTTCATCGCCGGCGCCTGCGCACGCGTTCGGATCAGGCGCTCGAAGATCGCGCCGACTTCACGCAGAACTATGCAACCGACGTCGTGGCCTGCCGGACCTGCGGCCTGGTTTTCCGCGATCCGAGGCCGCCGGCCGAGCAGATTGCACGAGCGTACGCATCCGACACCTACGGCGAAGAACGTCTGCGCGCGCTGTTCGACTCGCAGCTCGAGCTGTTCCGGCCGAAGGCGCGAAACCTTCGCCGGTGGCTGTCACGGCCGGATCCGGTGCTCGTCGAGATCGGAAGCTTCGTCGGCGGGTTCCTCGCGGCCAGCCGTGAGCTCGGCTGGGATGCCCACGGGATCGATCCCGGCAGCGAGGTCGCCGCATTCTGCGAGGCGAGGGGCCTCTCCGTATTGCGTGAGAGCGTCGACGACCTGAGCTTTCCGGAAGCCGCCGCCGACTGCGTCGCGATCTGGAATACGTTCGATCAGCTCGTCGACCCGCACCCGACGCTGCGTTCGGCGCGCCGCTGCCTGCGTGCCGGCGGCCTGCTCGTGGTGCGGGTTCCGAACGGACGCTGCTTCGAAGGCTGCATGTCGCTGCTCGGACGCCTCGGGGCTCCGTTACGCGGCGTTCTGCTCGCCGCAATGGCGTGGAACAACCTCGTGACGTTCCCGTATCTTCACGGCTACTCGGTCGATACGCTCGACCGGTTGATGGCGGAATACGGGTTCGTTCGCGTCCAGGTCGAAGGCGACGTCCTGACGCGGCTTGCCGACGAGCAGACGAAAACCTGGGCGGCCTGGGAAGAGCGGATTCTCAAGGCGCTGTGGGCTCTCGCGAGTCGAGCCGATCCGTCGAGCATAGCAGCGCGGGCTGCGTGGCTCGACGTGTACTACCGGATCGACAAGTAA